The genomic window AAAGTGGGACCGATCTATGCGCTTCTTACCTACAGTTTGACAGCCGATCGGGCGGCGGTCGGAGCGACGCGACCGTCGCTCGGAAAACCGGATCGTTCTCAGCAGTAACAACAGCATAATCGACCGACGGCGGTACGATTGCACGACGCGGTATAGCGAGATTAGTGACCAGAAAACCCCGTTCTACCCGCCGATCGATCGCGGTATTCGGTCACTTCGAAACCCGGCGAGCCGGCGGTCCGGTGATCGGTCCGCGTTCCGGTTCACTCCGCGGTCGGCACGTCTATTCGGTCCCCGGTTCGGGCCGCCTCGTAGGCTGCTTCCGTCAGCGCGGTCACCCGGAGGGCGTCCCGAGCCGTCGCCGGCGGTTCACCGTCGGTCCGGACGCTCTCGAGGAAGGCCTCGGCGCGAGTCCGCTCGGCCCGGGCGTCGATGTAGGGGTCGTACTCGCCCGCGTCGTCGTCGATCTCGGTGACGGTTCGCGAGCCCCACTGGCGACCCTCGAGGTAGACGGCGCCGTCGTCGTCCCAGATGTGGACGTGCTCGCGGACCGAGGGGGCGTCGCCGTTGAAGGAGAAGGTCCCCGTGGCGCCGTTAGCGAACCGGACGTCGAGGTGAGCGCGCCGATCGACCCGTTCGTCGTCGTCGTGAAAGTCCATGCTCGCCGCGACGGACTCGGGCTCGAGGCCGGTCGTCCAGAGGACGCCGTCGAGGACGTGGCTCCCGGTGTCGTAGAGGAAGCCGCCGCCCGAGAGGTCGGGATCGAGCCGCCAAGTCCCCCGCGAGTCGTCGATCCAGTCCTGAGTGATCGACGCGGTCAGCCAGTTCGGTGTCGCGTCGTCGAATCGCTCTCTGGCGGTCCGAAACGCCGTCTGGAGGTGGCGCTGGTAGCCGACCATCAGCGTCTCCGAGGACCGCTCGGCTCGATCCGCGAGGTCGCGTGCGCGCTCGAGGTCCGTGGTGAGCGGTTTGTCACAGTAGACGTGACAGCCGGCCTCGAGGGCCGCGACGACCTGCTCGTAGTGGAGCGTGTGGGGCGTACCGACGAGGACGGCGTCCAACGGAGCGTCCTCGAGCATCTCCGCGTAGTCGGTGTACTGCTCGGAATCCGGGACGTCGAACGCGGTGCCGGTCTCCGCGAGCCGCTCCGTATCGAGATCGCAGAGCGCCTGTACGGTCGCGTCGCCGCGTCGGTGAAACTGCCCGCCGACGGTCGTTCCGATGTATCCGAGCCCGACGATTCCGAGCCGAAGCGGCTCCGCTAAGCCATCCTCGTGCATGGACCGCTAGACGGGAGACAGGCCCAATTATCTTCGCCCGTCGTGGGCCCCGTGAAGTGTGTCGCGGACGAACCGAGGCACTGAGCGGCGATTTCGTCACCGTTTCGGTGTGTAACCGTCTGGTTAGCCGTCGCCTGTCAACGGTTTGGGGAGACTACTGTCGGCCAAGCGCCTGCATAACAATGGGTGACACTTGCATTGCTCCGGCTGCGGGGAAGACGACCCCGCCGGGTACGCGCTCAACCGAGACGACGCGCTGACCAGTCGATTGCGTGCGTTCGTGCCCGGATGCTCGGAAGTGGACTCGCCCCCGCTTCGAGTTAGCTCATGTCTCTCACGCCAGGGCGGGCTCCCGCCCCCGCCCGGGTTTCCGAAACCGATACCGCGACCAGCAACGGCTCCCGTCCCGACGGGACCGCTGCTCGGCCGAACCGCTCAGAAGTCGGTGACGACCGGGATGCCGACGGTCTCGTAGTCGTCCATCGACGCCAGCGTCTCGGGCAGGTCGTCGAGCGAGAGCCGCTCCCCGATGATCTTGCTCGGCTCGAGCGTGCCCTGTGCGATCAGCTTGAACAGTTCCTCGTAGCGGACCAGCGGCATGCCGAAGGAGCCGTGGAAGTCGATCTCCTGCATCGTCATGACGTCGACGGGCAGTTCGATCTGGCCCTCCTCCTCGCCGGTCGTCAGGCCGACCTGGACGTGGCTCCCCCGCGTACCGAGGCTGTTGACCGAGTTCGTGCAGGTCTCGGCGACGCCCAGCGCGTCGATGGAGACGTCGGCCCCGCCGTCGGTGATCGACTGGACCTCTCGGGCCGCGCTGTCGACCTCGGTAACGTTGACGGTCTCGCGAGCGCCGAGCTCCTCGGCGCGCTCGAGTTTGTCGTCCACGAGGTCGATTCCGATCGGATGCGCGCCCAGCGCGTCCGCGATGTGGATCGCCGATAGCCCGACGCCGCCACAGCCGTGGACGGCGACCCAGTCGCCGGGACGGAGGTCGGCGCGGTCGGCCAGCGCGTGGTAGGCGGTCATAAAGCGGCAGCCGAGCCCAGCCATCTCGTCGTACTCGACGGTTTCGGGCAGTTTGACGCAGTTGAAGTCGGCTTCGCGGACCGGGAACGCCTCCGCGAAGGCTCCCTGGGAGTACTCCGACAGCCCCAGCGGAATCACCGTCTCGCAGTTGTTCGCCCGGCCCTCGCGGCAGTGGGGACAGCTCCCATCGCCGAGGTGGAACGGGACGGCGACGCGATCGCCGACCTCGAGGGTCTCGACGTCCGACCCGACCTCGGAGACGACCCCCGCGGGCTCGTGACCGAGGATCTGTCCTTCCGGGACCCCCGCACCGATCCAGCTCCAGTCGCCCTGCCAGGCGTGCCAGTCGCTGCGACAGACCCCGCAGGCCTCCGTCTCGACGACCACTTGATCCGGCTGCGGCTCCGGATACGACACGTCCTCGATCGCCAGCGGCTCCCCGTGTTCTTCGATAACGGCTGCTCGCATATGCCGCTAGTTCCATCGGATACCACAAAAGTTTATGAGGAATAACTGGAACGGAAACGTGTAAGCGGTTTATCGCGGCTCAGGCGAGCAGTTCCGCGCTCTCCGAGGAGAGTTCGACGGTGACGTCCTGTCGCGTCTGGTCGCTGATCTGATCGATGTTCCGCGTCAGCACCTCGAGAACGTCCTCCGGTTCGGGGTAGACCAGCAGGTTCCCGTCCCCGTCTTCCATCACCAGTTGCGTGTCCGCCAGCGTCACCTGATCGTTCTCGATGTGGGCGACGATCGCCGGTAGCGCCTCCGCGCCGCCGACGTCGCCTTCTTCGACCTTCGCGATGTACAGCGAGTCGAGCCCGATCAGGTCCTTGTACTCCCGGACGCGCTCGGCGCAGGCGACCATATCGCGCGTGATCGCGGTCTTCCCCTCGTTGCCGTGGGTCCCCTCGTAGCAGTGTTTGCAGACGCGGAGTTCCATGCGCATACGTCGTCGTTCGGTATCGTCCCGCAAGGGAATTTCGCAGGCGAGGACGTCAGTCACCCACAATTTGACAAGTTAGTGAGATGTCCCGAACTGTAATCGATCGATACCGGTCCTCGTCGCCGACCGTTCGAGACGAGAGCGCGTCTAAAACGGCATTGATCAAGTATATCCCCTATTGCGGGGGCGGCATTGAAGTCCGTCCGCGCGTACGTTGTGACGATGGCACGGGAGCATCCGGCGCGCGTCCTCCGGGTCGATCTCACCGCTCGAACCGTCGCGAGCGAGCCGATCCCGGACGCGTGGCTCGAGCGGTACGTCGGCGGGAAGGGCCTCGGCGCGCGGTACCTCTACGCGGAACTCGAGTCCGGGACCGACCCGCTGTCGCCCGAGAACGTGCTGGCGTTCGCGACCGGCCCGGTGTCGGGGCTGACCCCCGGCGAGCCGCGGTACGCGGCGATCACGAAATCGCCGCTGACGGGGACCTTCCTCGATTCGTACAGCGGCGGCGAGTTCGCCGGCCGGCTGGCGGGATCGCTCGAGGACCACCTCGCCGTTCTCGTCACGGGCCGGGCCGACGATCCGGTCGTCCTCTCGATCGACGACGGGACGGCGACGATCGAGTCGGCCGCGGAGCTTCGGGGCGCGGACGCCGCGGAGACCTGCGCGGCGTTTCCCGACGCGGGGGTCGCCTGTATCGGCCCCGCGGGGGAGCGGAAAGTCCAGTACGCGACGATCGCCGCCGACGGCGGGGACCACCACGCCGGCCGGGGCGGCGCCGGCGCAGTGATGGGATCGAAGAACCTGAAGGCGGTCGTCGCCCGCGGCGACCCGCCGACCGGACTCGAGGCCCTCCGCGAGCGCTACGAACGCCGTTTCGCCGACAGCGAGGAGGGGCGCTGGCAGTCGGCCAGCGGAACGCTCGAGACCATCGACGTCGCGGACGCGGTCGGCGTGCTCCCGACGCGAGGCTGGCAGGAGCGGCGGTTCGACGGCGCCGACGACCTCGGCATCGAGGCGGTCCGCGAACGGTCCCACGAGCGCGAACGCGAGGACGACGCCGTCGCCGGCGGCTTCCGAGTCGACACCGACGAGGGGGAGTCGGTCCCGCGGGGCGCCGCGCCGATCGTCCTCGGCGCCGGCCTCGGAATCGACGACTTCGACGCCGTCGCGACGCTGGGCGCGATCTGTGATCGGCTCGCGCTGGACGTCATCACCGCCGGGAACGCGGTCGCCTGGGCGGTCCGGGCGAGTCAAGAGGGGTTGCTCGAGCGCGACCTCTCCTTCGGCGACGAGGACGCCGCGCGGGACGTGATCCGAGAGATCGCGACCCGCGAGACGCCGCTGGGCGACGCGCTGGCCGACGGGATCGACGCCGCGGCCGCCGCGTTCGGCGGCGCGGACCTCATCCCGACGGTCAAGGGGATGGACTACTCCTCGTACGACCCCCGCGGCGCCGAGACGATGGCGCTGGCCTACGCGACCAGCGACCGCGGCGCCTGCCACCGGCGGGCCCGACCCGTCGAGTCCGAAGCCGTCGGCCGCGCGTGGCCCGACGACCGCGCCCGCGTCGCCGCCGTCGCGGGCGAGCAAAACCGGCGAGCCGTCCTCTGGAGCCTGATCGCCGACGACTTCCTCGAGGACGCCCTCTCCGAGGACCTCGGCGCCGAGTGGCTCGCCGCGGTCGGCTACGACGTCGACCGCGCCGGCCTCGCGACCGTCGGCGAGCGGATCTGGACCCTGATTCGCCTGTTCAACGTCCGCGAGGGCTTCTCCCGCGAGGACGACGCCCTGCCCGACGCCCTGCTCGAGCCACGGGACGACGCTGACGACGCGAGCGGTGACGGTCTCGATCCCGACCGATTCGACGCGCTGCTCGAGCGCTACTACCGGTATCGCGGCTGGGACGACGAGGGCCGACCGACCCGGGAGACGGTGGAACGGCTCGGTCTCGCGGACGTCGTCGACGACGAGACGCCGATTCCCGAAGGGGACGGTCCGCCGTCCGGCAGCGAACCGGACCCTCCCGCGGAGGTGAGCGACGATGACTGACCGGATCGATCTCGACGACCTCGAGACCGGCGCCGACGAGGACGACGCGGAGTCGGGGAACCGCGGCGACTGGCTGTGGCGCGACGACGGACCGTCCGAACCGGCGGACGACGTTGACTCGCGATCAGCAACCGCAGACGACTCCGACTCCTCGTCGCCGAACGCGCCGGCGGATACCGACGACGCGGGTACCGCGAAAGCGGGTGCGGAGACGAACGAATCGGATCGCGCTCCGGCGCCCCACGTCCCCAGGACGGACGAGAGCACGCCCGTCGGGATTCCCACCGAGGGATCTCAGTCGAGTAACGGAGCCTCAAGCGGACCGACGGATTCGACGACGGGAGCGAGCCACGGCGGGACCGAGTCGATGCGACCGATGGGTTCGGAGCCGTCGGACGCGTCGAACGCCGCCGATACCGCCGAGCCGGCGTCGGGCCCCCACGGTGGCGGCGTCGACGAGATGACGACGGCCATCACCTACGGCGCGCTGCGGCGACTCGAGCACCCGGCCGCGGTCGTCGCGGACGCCGCCGGGTGGAGCGACTGGGTCGGCATCGTCGGCGACGTCCCCGCGCACGCGATCCAGAAGTTCCAGCGCGACCGCGGGATCGACGTGGACTTCTTCAACGGCACCGGGACCGGCCCCGGCGAGCGCCTCGCCGAGATCGACCGCAACTCGATGTTCTACGCCGACCGCATGGTCGTCGTCGGGCTCGAGGGCGAGGACGAACCGATCGCCGAAGCGGCCGGCTGGGAGTTCGTCCCGCTCGAGACGGCGGCCGAGAAGGCCGACTGGAGACTCGCGGACTCCGAGTGAGTCGTTCCCGCTCGGTCGCCTCGAGACCCCGAGTAGACGGTCAGTCCTCGAGTGGTCAGTACCGACGACAGTTCGGCTCGCGAACCGGTGGCGCGGGGAATTTTTATCGTGGGAGTGGTCAGAAGTCACATGGGTATCCGTACCGCGATCGAACACAATCTGCTCGTGACGGCGGGGCTGTTGTTCGCCATCGGCTGGACCGTTGTGATCGGCGCACAGATCGTCAATCAGATGGGGCCGATCGTCGGCGGGAACTGGGTCGGCCAGCACGGCCTCGGGGGCCTGATGGGGCTGCTCGTCATCGTCGCGTTCCTCGGCCTGTTGATCGCGTCGTTCGGCGCGCTCGGCGAACCCGACCCCGCACCGGAGGAGTGGCCGCCACAGTGAGATGACCGGCGACGATCGACTCACCGTCCCCGTCAGCGACCGGTTCCGGGCGGCGGCGACCGACTGGGGCGACAACCGCCTCATGGACGAGGACGACGCCCTCGAGACCAAGGCCGAACAGGCGCTGCTCGAGATCGAACACCTCGTCGCCGACGCGACCGAGGTCGAGTTCACCGTCGAGGACGGCGAGATTCGTCACAGCCCCAGCGACGAACTCGCGGCCTTCCTCGACCGGCAGGCCGACGACTACGGGCTCGAGCCCGCGGACGTCCTCGCGATGCACGTCGACCTGTTCGCGCGGGTGTTCCTCGAGGGCGAGGAGACGGAGTCGGCGGATCCGGACGATCCGCGCCCGTGGTGATCGGCGACGCCGCTCGAACGCTGGGAGTCAGCCATCGAGGGACGCCGACCTGTACGCGAATCGCGGGAAAGCTATAATCCTGTGGCTCGTGAACACGTAGCTATGACGCACACCGACTGGAAACCGACGCCGGCTCTCGAGTGCTCGTGCGGTAGAGCGGTGTGGGACCACGAGGCGCCACACCGCATCAACGACGGCGAGGTCGACGGGGACGTCTCGTTCAGCGACGAGGTCCTCGAGGGGTTCCGGGACGAAGAGAGAGCGGAGTGACTGCTCGTTTTTCGATCGATCCGTTGACCCGATCCGCGAGGGCCCGTCAGTAGCCGGTGACGTCCTCGAAACAGCTCCCACATCGCTCGATCGCGGCCGACGTTCGGACCGTTTCGTCGGAGACGACGCGCGTACGGTCGTGAGTCGCGCTCACGAGCGAACCGCACGCCGTCGTGCGGGCGCTTCCGTCGTCGCGCGGTTTGTGTGCGGTGTTCGTTTGGGGGTTGAGAATGCGAGTCACGGCAGTAGCCACGCGAGAACCGCGCTTAATCCTAACACCCACATAGTTGGTATGAGCCGATCCGGACACTCAGGCTCCGCGACCTGTCTCAGAGCCACAGCTCTGTATTCGCCACGGGATCGTTGACATGCGACGCTAACGGTTGCTAGAGCCGGATCTCGATCGACTGTGCGAAGACCGTCTCCCGACACGCAACGATTATCGGTGTCGGTATCTTTCACCCATACGTGACTTCGAATATTCCGTTCACGTCGGGCGGAACGAACAGCGTCGTCGCCGCGCTGTCCGTTCTCATCGGAGCGATGGCGTTCGGGTACGGGCTACTCCTCGTTCCGGCGTCGGTACTGGGTGGCGGCTGGATCGCCGCGATCGGTCTCGCCCTGATACTCTCGGGACTGTTCGCCGCCGATGCGGTCGCTGATCGGCTGGGGCTCGCGCCGAACCGCCGACGCCGACTCTCGTTGCTCTTCGCCGCCCTCGCCCTGGTCCTGGCGGTCGCGTTCGTCGCCATCAACGGCGCGACCTTCGAGTCGGAAGCGTTCGAGAGCGCCGCGGCGGCGATCCGCGGTTAACGCGCGAGTCACGGTCGCGACTACCGCGCCGGTCGCGGACTCAGGCCATGCTCATCGCGATCTCCTCCTCGAACGCGACGGTTCCCTCGAGGATCGAGGCGACGGCCTCGTAGAACCGTTCGTCGGTGGTCTCCCGGACGTCGGCGGCGAACGACGGAATCCACTCGGAGAGGTGTTCCTCGTGGAAGACGCGCTGATAGCCGACGGTCTCCTCGTAGCCCGCCCGCTGTTGGCGGATCAGATAGCGGAGGAAGGCGAGTTCGACGGCGACGTAGTCGTTCTCCTCGGGATACTCCTCGGGCGGCGACCAGCCCGCCGCGCCGTAACTGGCCTCCACTTTCGCCAGCCCCGCGCCGCGGAAGTCCGTGTCCTCCCGGTAGTAGGTCTCGTGGGGGAGGATCGGCGGCCGCGGACCGACGAACAGTCGGGTGAACTCGCGCTCGAGGTCGTCTCGAACGGCGTCGACGTCTCGCTCTCGGTTCTCCTCGATGAACGCCTCGAGGGCCGAAAACCCCTCGTCTAGTTCCTCGCCGGCGCCCTCATCGGGCAACAGCACGTCCTCCGAGAGGATCGCCTCGACGAACGCCTCGCTCGGCACGTCCGCGAACGCGTCGATCAGGAAGTTCACCAGCTCGAGCCGTGCTTCGTATAGCGCCTGTTGGTTTACGCTCATGAATGTGGGTCGATCGTGATCGTCAGTCGCGATTAGCCGTTGCCGCGGTCGTAGAGCAGTTGCGCGCGACAGTCGCCGCAGTACTCGAAGACGCTCCCCTGCGCACCCGGCACGAGGCCGGCGACGGCGTCGCCGACCTCCGACTGGATCTTCCGCGCGGAGCCCTCGCTCGTGAAGGGCTTCCCGCAGTTGTTGCACTCGCGCATCTCGCCGTCGTGGACCGCGATCCAGGCGGGGTCGTCCGCGTCGTCGCGGTTCTCCGGCAGCAGCGAGCGATCGAGGCCGTCGCGCATCGTAATGACGTCCTCGACGCACCCCTCCTCGCAGGTCCCGCAGTTGACGCAGCGTTCGTGGTTGAACTCGAGGGTCGCCGTCTCCTCGTCGCGGCGGATCGCGTCGGTCGGACAGAGGTTCGCGCACGTGGGCGTGAGCGTACAGCCCTCGTCGACCTCCATTCGGCCGAAGTCCTTCAGGCCGCGAACGACCTCTCGGTCGGGGTCGACGTGCTCGAGGATCGCCCGGACGCTCTCGAGGGTCCAGCCGTGGCTGTCGAACGGCGGGTTTTCGCGGCCGGGGTCGATCTCACCGGTGGCCTCGTGCTCGCCGGCCGGAACCGGCGAGGGCTCGAGTTCGACGGCGAAGGTCGAGATCGCCTCGACGAAGGCGCCCGGTTCGTCGGGCTCGGGCGCGAAGAACGCGAATCGCTCGCCGAGCTCGAGGTCGCGGCTGGCCCGGTTGAGTCGGTCGACGAGATCGGCCTTCGGATCCGGTCCCGAGTGCAGGCAGTCGCCGCCGCAGCCGACGATCGCGACGCCGTCGGCGCCGCAGGCCAGTGCGTGCATCGCGTGGGCCTCGCCGACGGTATCGGTACAGTTGACGCGGACGGGGAGGATCGGCGGGTACTCGACCTCGGCCTTGCCCGCAGCGGACAGCCGGCCGTACTCCGCCAGCGCGTCGTCGGCCTCCTCGGAGCAGACGAACGCGACGATCGGCGATTCGACGTCCGACCCCGACCGGTTCAGGAGCCAGCCGCCCTCCTCGTCGGTCGGGCGCAGCAGGGCCTCGACCTCGCGGGCGATGCGCTCGTTCGAGGGCTCGCGCAGCCGCGTCGCGCCCGTCGGACAGGCGCTGGTACAGGCCCCGCAGTTCTGACAGGCCGCCTCGTGGAACGCGACCTCGTCGATCCTCGCGCGCTCGACCGCGTCGTGCGGGCAGGCCTCGACGCACTCGTTGCAGCCCGGCTGGCTCGAGTCGCCGGCCGCGCAGACGTCCATCTCGAGGTCGAGGTGGGCGGGTTTCTCGATCCCGCCGAGGTGCTTTCGCACCGCGGAGATCGTCGCCGCGTCGATCGGCGCGGTGTAGAAGCCGATCCGGCCGCCCCGCGTCCGCCGGCTCGCCGCGGGGTAGACGATCTGGTCGAACTCGAGCGTCCGCTGCGTCCCGTCCATCTCGATGGCGTCGGTGGGACAGACGTCGGTCCACGCGCCCTCGGGCGCGTCGGGATCGATGTCGACGGGGTAGCGCGTGACCGCGCCGTCGGGGCCCTCGTGGACGCACTTCATGCAGGAGATGCAGTCTTCCGTAACGCGGGACTCGAGGCGGACCTCGAACTCGCCGAACCGGCCCTCGATGTCGACGACGCGGCCGCGTTCGACGGTCACGTCGTCGAGCTCGGCCGCCGCGTCGACGTACTCGTTCCCGTCGGCGATCAGCGTCACG from Haloterrigena sp. KLK7 includes these protein-coding regions:
- a CDS encoding zinc-dependent alcohol dehydrogenase family protein; its protein translation is MRAAVIEEHGEPLAIEDVSYPEPQPDQVVVETEACGVCRSDWHAWQGDWSWIGAGVPEGQILGHEPAGVVSEVGSDVETLEVGDRVAVPFHLGDGSCPHCREGRANNCETVIPLGLSEYSQGAFAEAFPVREADFNCVKLPETVEYDEMAGLGCRFMTAYHALADRADLRPGDWVAVHGCGGVGLSAIHIADALGAHPIGIDLVDDKLERAEELGARETVNVTEVDSAAREVQSITDGGADVSIDALGVAETCTNSVNSLGTRGSHVQVGLTTGEEEGQIELPVDVMTMQEIDFHGSFGMPLVRYEELFKLIAQGTLEPSKIIGERLSLDDLPETLASMDDYETVGIPVVTDF
- a CDS encoding aldehyde ferredoxin oxidoreductase C-terminal domain-containing protein, which translates into the protein MAREHPARVLRVDLTARTVASEPIPDAWLERYVGGKGLGARYLYAELESGTDPLSPENVLAFATGPVSGLTPGEPRYAAITKSPLTGTFLDSYSGGEFAGRLAGSLEDHLAVLVTGRADDPVVLSIDDGTATIESAAELRGADAAETCAAFPDAGVACIGPAGERKVQYATIAADGGDHHAGRGGAGAVMGSKNLKAVVARGDPPTGLEALRERYERRFADSEEGRWQSASGTLETIDVADAVGVLPTRGWQERRFDGADDLGIEAVRERSHEREREDDAVAGGFRVDTDEGESVPRGAAPIVLGAGLGIDDFDAVATLGAICDRLALDVITAGNAVAWAVRASQEGLLERDLSFGDEDAARDVIREIATRETPLGDALADGIDAAAAAFGGADLIPTVKGMDYSSYDPRGAETMALAYATSDRGACHRRARPVESEAVGRAWPDDRARVAAVAGEQNRRAVLWSLIADDFLEDALSEDLGAEWLAAVGYDVDRAGLATVGERIWTLIRLFNVREGFSREDDALPDALLEPRDDADDASGDGLDPDRFDALLERYYRYRGWDDEGRPTRETVERLGLADVVDDETPIPEGDGPPSGSEPDPPAEVSDDD
- a CDS encoding Gfo/Idh/MocA family oxidoreductase, translating into MHEDGLAEPLRLGIVGLGYIGTTVGGQFHRRGDATVQALCDLDTERLAETGTAFDVPDSEQYTDYAEMLEDAPLDAVLVGTPHTLHYEQVVAALEAGCHVYCDKPLTTDLERARDLADRAERSSETLMVGYQRHLQTAFRTARERFDDATPNWLTASITQDWIDDSRGTWRLDPDLSGGGFLYDTGSHVLDGVLWTTGLEPESVAASMDFHDDDERVDRRAHLDVRFANGATGTFSFNGDAPSVREHVHIWDDDGAVYLEGRQWGSRTVTEIDDDAGEYDPYIDARAERTRAEAFLESVRTDGEPPATARDALRVTALTEAAYEAARTGDRIDVPTAE
- a CDS encoding hydrogenase iron-sulfur subunit encodes the protein MKVGSFVCSCADTCDIDLEAVREGIEGVDVAASSRLLCEDGLPAMEQVIDEYDLDQVIVTCPERRVQRKLERVAEQQGVHPDAVSFVDQREGAGWVHDEAGATAKTARVVNARQAGLEAESPSRTLTRDAGRTVAVVADPDTAAALADDADVTLIADGNEYVDAAAELDDVTVERGRVVDIEGRFGEFEVRLESRVTEDCISCMKCVHEGPDGAVTRYPVDIDPDAPEGAWTDVCPTDAIEMDGTQRTLEFDQIVYPAASRRTRGGRIGFYTAPIDAATISAVRKHLGGIEKPAHLDLEMDVCAAGDSSQPGCNECVEACPHDAVERARIDEVAFHEAACQNCGACTSACPTGATRLREPSNERIAREVEALLRPTDEEGGWLLNRSGSDVESPIVAFVCSEEADDALAEYGRLSAAGKAEVEYPPILPVRVNCTDTVGEAHAMHALACGADGVAIVGCGGDCLHSGPDPKADLVDRLNRASRDLELGERFAFFAPEPDEPGAFVEAISTFAVELEPSPVPAGEHEATGEIDPGRENPPFDSHGWTLESVRAILEHVDPDREVVRGLKDFGRMEVDEGCTLTPTCANLCPTDAIRRDEETATLEFNHERCVNCGTCEEGCVEDVITMRDGLDRSLLPENRDDADDPAWIAVHDGEMRECNNCGKPFTSEGSARKIQSEVGDAVAGLVPGAQGSVFEYCGDCRAQLLYDRGNG
- a CDS encoding molecular chaperone TorD family protein, which codes for MSVNQQALYEARLELVNFLIDAFADVPSEAFVEAILSEDVLLPDEGAGEELDEGFSALEAFIEENRERDVDAVRDDLEREFTRLFVGPRPPILPHETYYREDTDFRGAGLAKVEASYGAAGWSPPEEYPEENDYVAVELAFLRYLIRQQRAGYEETVGYQRVFHEEHLSEWIPSFAADVRETTDERFYEAVASILEGTVAFEEEIAMSMA